In the Streptomyces sp. NBC_00525 genome, one interval contains:
- a CDS encoding Lrp/AsnC family transcriptional regulator — protein sequence MITAIVLIKTSVDRIPEIAEAIAALDSVSEVFSVTGTYDLIAMVRVARHDDLAEVIPGRISKIPGVEGTDTHVAFRTYSQHDLEAAFSIGLDA from the coding sequence GTGATCACCGCGATCGTGCTCATCAAAACCAGCGTGGACCGGATTCCCGAGATCGCCGAGGCCATCGCCGCGCTGGACAGCGTCAGCGAGGTCTTCTCGGTCACCGGCACCTACGACCTGATCGCCATGGTCCGGGTGGCCAGGCACGACGACCTCGCCGAGGTCATCCCCGGCCGCATCAGCAAGATCCCCGGCGTCGAGGGGACCGACACCCACGTGGCGTTCCGCACCTACTCGCAGCACGATCTGGAGGCCGCGTTCTCCATCGGCCTGGACGCGTAA
- a CDS encoding NYN domain-containing protein, with product MEQPESGAASAEGAGDAVEALDRPLPEGVRRRVVALVSDAFGGLTVTELPAQLRQYARFTASRRAKFAGNAMAAAVAGDAQFRRRIGDRLREVQPELAAALEAGAPPAAADPVDVAAAAYVLRPDGWVKLVAAAGEEVQRADAERIGEETRRELERLREELAAARALTKSETERLRAELDAARKEADSVQRKLRSAVNEVKRGEAALRRAHAETDTVRAEAAARVSAAESETRRLRARLGEAEASVEASRRAAREGRSVEDMRLRLLLDTVLEAAGGLRRELALPPSTMRPADGVDAVEPGRMSPKDIAARALSETDPALLDQLLALPQAHLIVDGYNVTKTGYPQMPLEKQRLRLLGGLSSLAARTGAEMTCVFDGAELAAPVLLAPPRGVRVLFSKPGVTADELIRQLARAEPPGRPVVVVSTDREVADGVAKAGARPVASALLLKRLSRV from the coding sequence GTGGAGCAGCCCGAGAGCGGCGCCGCGTCGGCCGAAGGGGCCGGCGACGCCGTGGAGGCGCTCGACCGCCCGCTGCCCGAAGGGGTGCGGCGCCGGGTCGTCGCGCTGGTCTCCGACGCGTTCGGCGGTCTGACGGTCACCGAACTGCCCGCCCAGCTCAGGCAGTACGCCCGCTTCACGGCGTCCCGGCGGGCCAAGTTCGCCGGGAACGCCATGGCGGCGGCCGTGGCGGGCGACGCGCAGTTCCGCCGCCGCATCGGCGACCGTCTCCGTGAGGTCCAGCCGGAACTGGCGGCCGCGCTGGAGGCCGGGGCGCCGCCCGCCGCCGCCGATCCGGTGGACGTGGCGGCCGCGGCGTACGTACTGCGGCCGGACGGCTGGGTGAAGCTCGTCGCGGCGGCCGGCGAGGAGGTCCAGCGGGCCGACGCCGAGCGGATCGGCGAGGAGACCCGGCGGGAGCTGGAGCGGCTGCGCGAGGAACTGGCCGCGGCCAGGGCCCTGACGAAGAGCGAGACCGAACGGCTCCGCGCCGAACTGGACGCCGCCCGCAAGGAGGCGGACTCCGTCCAGCGCAAGCTGCGCAGCGCGGTCAACGAGGTGAAGCGCGGCGAGGCGGCGCTGCGGCGCGCCCATGCCGAGACCGACACCGTACGGGCCGAGGCGGCGGCCCGGGTCTCCGCCGCCGAGAGCGAGACCCGGCGGCTGCGGGCGAGGCTGGGGGAGGCGGAGGCGTCGGTCGAGGCGAGCCGCCGGGCCGCCCGCGAGGGGCGCTCCGTCGAGGACATGCGGCTGCGGCTGCTCCTGGACACGGTGCTGGAGGCGGCCGGCGGGCTGCGGCGCGAACTGGCGCTGCCACCCTCCACGATGCGGCCCGCGGACGGGGTGGACGCGGTGGAGCCGGGGCGGATGTCGCCCAAGGACATCGCGGCCAGGGCCCTTTCGGAGACCGATCCGGCGCTGCTCGACCAACTCCTGGCGCTGCCGCAGGCCCATCTCATCGTGGACGGCTACAACGTCACCAAGACGGGTTATCCGCAGATGCCGTTGGAGAAGCAGCGGCTGCGGCTGCTCGGCGGCCTGTCGTCGCTGGCGGCGCGTACCGGCGCCGAGATGACCTGTGTGTTCGACGGGGCGGAGCTGGCCGCTCCGGTGCTGCTCGCGCCGCCGCGCGGGGTACGGGTGTTGTTCAGCAAGCCGGGGGTCACGGCCGACGAGCTGATCCGTCAACTGGCGCGCGCGGAACCGCCGGGGCGGCCCGTGGTGGTGGTCTCCACCGACCGCGAGGTGGCCGACGGGGTGGCGAAGGCGGGGGCCAGGCCCGTTGCGTCCGCCTTGCTCCTGAAGCGGCTTTCGCGGGTTTAG
- a CDS encoding glycosyltransferase family 4 protein: MDKTLIVTNDFPPRPGGIQAFLHNMALRLDPERVVVYASTWKRGAEGAAATAAFDAEQPFTVVRDRTTMLLPTPRVTRRAAELLRAHGCTSVWFGAAAPLGLMGPALREAGARRLVATTHGHEAGWAQLPASRQLLRRIGEGTDTLTYLGEYTRSRIAAALTPAAARRMVRLPPGVDEKTFHPDSGGAEVRARLGLTDRPVVVCVSRLVPRKGQDTLILALPAILAAEPDAVLLIVGGGPYEDELRKLAARTGVAGSVRFTGAVPWSELPAHYGAGDVFAMPCRTRRGGLDVEGLGIVYLEASATGLPVVAGDSGGAPDAVLDGETGWVVRGGEPGEAAERILALLGDAELRRRMGERGRAWVEEKWRWDLLAERLRELL; encoded by the coding sequence ATGGACAAGACCCTGATCGTGACCAACGACTTCCCGCCCAGGCCGGGCGGCATCCAGGCGTTCCTGCACAACATGGCGCTGCGGCTCGACCCCGAGCGGGTCGTCGTCTACGCCTCCACCTGGAAGCGCGGGGCCGAGGGCGCGGCCGCCACCGCCGCCTTCGACGCCGAACAGCCGTTCACCGTCGTCCGCGACCGTACGACGATGCTGCTGCCTACCCCGCGCGTCACCCGGCGCGCCGCGGAGCTGCTGCGCGCCCACGGCTGCACGTCGGTCTGGTTCGGCGCCGCCGCCCCGCTCGGGCTGATGGGCCCGGCGCTGCGCGAGGCGGGCGCCCGCCGGCTGGTCGCCACCACGCACGGCCACGAGGCGGGCTGGGCCCAGCTGCCCGCGTCCCGCCAACTGCTGCGCCGGATCGGCGAGGGCACCGACACGCTGACCTACCTCGGCGAGTACACCCGGTCCCGGATCGCCGCCGCGCTCACCCCGGCGGCCGCCCGCCGGATGGTGCGGCTGCCGCCGGGCGTGGACGAGAAGACGTTCCACCCGGACTCGGGCGGCGCGGAGGTCCGGGCCCGGCTCGGGCTCACCGACCGGCCGGTCGTGGTCTGCGTCTCCCGGCTGGTGCCCCGCAAGGGCCAGGACACCCTGATCCTCGCCCTGCCCGCGATCCTGGCCGCCGAGCCGGACGCGGTGCTGCTGATCGTGGGCGGCGGGCCCTACGAGGACGAGCTGCGCAAGCTGGCCGCGCGCACCGGGGTGGCGGGCTCGGTGCGGTTCACCGGCGCGGTGCCCTGGTCGGAGCTGCCCGCGCACTACGGGGCGGGCGACGTCTTCGCGATGCCCTGCCGGACCCGGCGCGGCGGGCTCGACGTGGAGGGCCTGGGCATCGTCTACCTGGAGGCGTCCGCGACCGGTCTGCCGGTGGTGGCCGGTGACTCGGGCGGCGCCCCGGACGCGGTGCTGGACGGCGAGACCGGCTGGGTGGTGCGCGGCGGCGAACCGGGCGAGGCGGCGGAGCGGATTCTGGCGCTGCTCGGTGACGCGGAGCTGCGCCGGCGCATGGGGGAGCGGGGCCGGGCCTGGGTCGAGGAGAAGTGGCGCTGGGACCTGCTCGCCGAACGACTGCGCGAACTGCTCTGA
- a CDS encoding rhomboid family intramembrane serine protease, with protein sequence MIDRRGVAGRLLRAAASGGPPVTHGLIALCCALFVVSPLSGFVPVRGGADALLAAQAGYFERWGVIPSELWQGSASALLTPLTALFVHGSWLHLLGNMLFLFVFGAMAEERMGHVEFALFYLGCGYLALLGYAVGHASSDQTLVGASGAISAVLGAFLYLFPRARVTSLFPFLLFLPLRFPAWVVLIFWFVLQWLAAGAAGSGPGVAYLAHVVGFATGFLYAWARYGRDPRPPRVKAPATATEGETQP encoded by the coding sequence ATGATCGATCGGCGGGGTGTGGCCGGCAGGCTCCTGCGCGCGGCCGCTTCGGGCGGGCCGCCGGTGACGCACGGGCTCATCGCCCTGTGCTGCGCGCTCTTCGTGGTCAGCCCGCTCTCCGGTTTCGTCCCGGTGCGCGGCGGGGCCGACGCGCTGCTCGCCGCCCAGGCCGGCTACTTCGAACGGTGGGGCGTCATCCCGAGCGAGCTGTGGCAGGGCTCGGCGAGCGCCCTGCTCACCCCGCTGACCGCGCTGTTCGTCCACGGCAGCTGGCTGCACCTGCTGGGGAACATGCTGTTCCTGTTCGTGTTCGGCGCGATGGCCGAGGAGCGCATGGGCCATGTGGAGTTCGCGCTGTTCTACCTCGGCTGCGGCTATCTCGCACTGCTCGGTTACGCGGTCGGGCACGCCTCGTCCGACCAGACGCTCGTCGGCGCGTCGGGGGCGATCTCCGCGGTGCTGGGCGCGTTCCTCTACCTCTTCCCCCGGGCCAGGGTGACGAGCCTGTTCCCGTTCCTGCTGTTCCTGCCGCTGCGCTTCCCGGCCTGGGTGGTGCTGATCTTCTGGTTCGTGCTCCAGTGGCTGGCCGCCGGTGCCGCCGGAAGCGGTCCGGGGGTGGCCTACCTCGCCCATGTCGTCGGCTTCGCCACCGGCTTCCTCTACGCCTGGGCACGCTACGGCCGCGACCCACGACCCCCTAGAGTGAAAGCTCCAGCCACGGCCACCGAGGGAGAAACACAGCCGTGA
- the trpD gene encoding anthranilate phosphoribosyltransferase produces the protein MNVVTPDGGDSVAARTWPGVLAPLLRGEDLSADATAWAMDRIMSGEATDAQIAGFAVALRAKGETVTEVTGLVRAMYEHATTIEVPGRTVDIVGTGGDMAKTVNISTMSAIVLAGTGAKVVKHGSRSASSASGSSDVLGKLGVNLELTPRRVVEVAEEAGITFCFAVKFHPALRHAAKARSELGAPTTFNILGPLTNPARVRSQAIGVADLRMAPIVAGVLAERGNSALVFRGDDGLDELTTTATSRVWVARDGAVREESFDPRDVGIDLVPVEALRGADASYNADVARRLLAGETGPVRDAVLLNSAAALVALNPGEGTLTEQIRAGMARAAEAVDSGAAERALERWVVASNA, from the coding sequence ATGAACGTTGTGACCCCGGACGGCGGCGACAGCGTGGCGGCCCGCACCTGGCCCGGCGTGCTCGCCCCCCTGCTGCGCGGCGAGGACCTGAGCGCCGACGCCACCGCCTGGGCCATGGACCGCATCATGAGCGGCGAGGCCACCGACGCCCAGATCGCCGGCTTCGCGGTGGCCCTGCGCGCCAAGGGCGAGACGGTCACCGAGGTCACCGGCCTGGTCCGCGCGATGTACGAGCACGCCACGACCATCGAGGTGCCCGGCCGCACCGTGGACATCGTCGGCACCGGCGGCGACATGGCCAAGACCGTCAACATCTCCACCATGTCCGCCATCGTCCTGGCCGGGACCGGCGCCAAGGTCGTCAAGCACGGCAGCCGCTCCGCCTCGTCGGCCAGCGGATCGTCCGACGTCCTGGGCAAGCTGGGCGTCAACCTGGAGCTGACCCCGCGTCGTGTCGTGGAGGTGGCCGAGGAGGCGGGCATCACCTTCTGCTTCGCGGTGAAGTTCCACCCCGCCCTGCGCCACGCGGCCAAGGCGCGCTCGGAGCTGGGTGCGCCGACCACGTTCAACATCCTGGGCCCGCTCACCAACCCGGCCCGGGTGCGCTCGCAGGCGATCGGGGTGGCCGATCTGCGGATGGCCCCCATCGTCGCCGGGGTGCTCGCCGAGCGCGGCAACTCCGCCCTGGTCTTCCGGGGCGACGACGGGCTGGACGAGCTGACCACCACGGCGACCTCGCGGGTGTGGGTGGCGCGGGACGGCGCGGTGCGCGAGGAGTCCTTCGACCCGCGCGACGTGGGCATCGACCTGGTCCCGGTGGAGGCGCTGCGCGGCGCCGACGCCTCGTACAACGCCGATGTGGCCCGCCGGCTGCTGGCCGGGGAGACCGGGCCCGTACGGGACGCCGTGCTGCTCAACTCGGCGGCGGCGCTGGTCGCCCTGAACCCGGGCGAGGGCACGCTGACCGAGCAGATCCGGGCCGGTATGGCGCGGGCCGCCGAGGCCGTCGACTCCGGCGCCGCAGAACGCGCGCTGGAGCGCTGGGTGGTCGCCAGCAACGCCTGA
- a CDS encoding C40 family peptidase has translation MGSHRRSKKTGAGRGARAGVLTAAAATAAATLGTAPAHAEPQDTPQSVGARVDRLYTEAERATERYNRAGEDVARLRGEVNRAQDRAARTQERINRMSDELGSAARAEYRSGGIDPSLALLLTSDPDSYLDRAAAVTLAGTHRAHALDELRRARRALAQTRAEAARSLAGLERGREAVGRHKRTVQHKLARARQLLGTLPDSERAAHARASRDGRAPGTGLLAGLPAGSPRAAVAVLAAQRALGLPYVWGASGPSGFDCSGLMKWAWAQAGVSLPRTSQAQVHAGRMIPLSEARPGDLVAYRADASHIAMYVGNGQVIHAPYPGARVRYDPVGMMPVSSVTRV, from the coding sequence GTGGGGTCCCATCGCCGTTCCAAGAAGACCGGAGCCGGACGCGGCGCACGGGCCGGCGTCCTGACGGCGGCCGCCGCGACCGCGGCCGCGACGCTCGGCACCGCCCCCGCCCACGCCGAACCGCAGGACACCCCGCAGTCCGTAGGAGCCCGCGTCGACCGCCTCTACACCGAGGCCGAACGGGCCACCGAGCGGTACAACCGGGCCGGCGAGGACGTGGCCCGGCTGCGCGGCGAGGTGAACCGGGCCCAGGACCGCGCCGCCCGCACCCAGGAACGCATCAACCGCATGAGCGACGAGCTGGGCTCCGCCGCCCGCGCGGAGTACCGGTCCGGCGGCATCGACCCCTCGCTCGCGCTGCTGCTCACCTCCGACCCCGACAGCTATCTCGACCGGGCCGCCGCCGTCACCCTGGCCGGTACCCACCGCGCCCACGCCCTCGACGAGCTGCGCAGGGCCCGCCGGGCACTCGCCCAGACCCGCGCCGAGGCCGCCCGCTCACTGGCCGGCCTGGAGCGCGGCCGGGAGGCCGTGGGCCGCCACAAGCGCACCGTCCAGCACAAGCTGGCCCGGGCCAGGCAGCTCCTGGGAACGCTGCCGGACTCCGAACGGGCCGCCCACGCCCGCGCCTCCCGCGACGGCCGCGCGCCGGGCACCGGACTCCTCGCCGGGCTGCCGGCCGGCTCGCCCCGCGCCGCCGTCGCCGTCCTGGCCGCGCAGCGGGCCCTCGGCCTGCCGTACGTGTGGGGCGCGAGCGGGCCCTCCGGCTTCGACTGCTCCGGGCTGATGAAGTGGGCGTGGGCCCAGGCCGGGGTCAGCCTGCCGCGCACCTCGCAGGCCCAGGTCCACGCGGGCCGGATGATCCCGCTCTCCGAGGCCCGCCCCGGCGACCTCGTCGCCTACCGCGCGGACGCGAGCCACATCGCCATGTACGTGGGGAACGGGCAGGTCATCCACGCCCCGTACCCCGGCGCCCGGGTCCGCTACGACCCCGTGGGCATGATGCCCGTCTCCTCGGTCACCCGCGTCTGA
- a CDS encoding glycosyltransferase family 87 protein, with the protein MTGSSGARPAAFSVWALTRAVLLLWVSKVITPPGLDVTSDVSVIYHGWYEVLRSGTYPESDVTWQYPPVAALAILSPALLPFLDYATAFFMLAFLCDALVMGLLLRASRGPGRRTAGVWVWVAGVPLLGTTAYARYDVMVTAVAVAALLAGLRHPRVMGALAAFGALLKVWPVLLLAGTARGRRTRLAWTAAAAVAAGLLLACVVAAPGALAFLGFQRDRGTEVESLGALVFHVWRQFGWEGRVELHYGSLEFLGPGVELVSTLALGLSLVAFGWLLLWRLRARTFGVSTAADAAFTAVLLFTTTSRVISPQYMLWLVGLAAVCLVLRESRMEWPAVLVVVATGVTQLEFPIGFVHVVSSDAHGLTLMFLRNGLLVAACVLAGTRLWQDTVRTPEAEAEAPAGTPDGTADGTPDDVPGGVVDKAAGAPVLSRADSADTAASAP; encoded by the coding sequence ATGACGGGTTCCAGCGGCGCGCGTCCGGCGGCCTTCTCGGTCTGGGCGCTCACCAGGGCGGTGCTGCTGCTGTGGGTGAGCAAGGTGATCACCCCGCCGGGGCTCGACGTGACCAGCGATGTGTCGGTGATCTACCACGGCTGGTACGAGGTGCTGCGCTCGGGCACGTATCCGGAGTCGGACGTCACCTGGCAGTACCCGCCGGTCGCGGCCCTGGCGATCCTCTCCCCCGCGCTGCTGCCGTTCCTGGACTACGCCACGGCCTTCTTCATGCTGGCGTTCCTGTGCGACGCGCTGGTCATGGGGCTGCTGCTGCGCGCGAGCCGGGGCCCTGGCCGGCGGACGGCCGGGGTGTGGGTGTGGGTGGCGGGCGTGCCGCTGCTGGGCACCACGGCGTACGCCCGGTACGACGTGATGGTGACGGCCGTCGCGGTGGCGGCGCTGCTGGCCGGGCTGCGGCATCCGCGGGTGATGGGGGCGCTGGCCGCGTTCGGGGCGCTGCTGAAGGTGTGGCCGGTGCTGCTGCTGGCCGGGACGGCCCGGGGCCGGCGCACCCGGCTGGCGTGGACGGCCGCGGCGGCGGTGGCGGCGGGGCTGCTGCTGGCGTGTGTGGTGGCGGCGCCGGGCGCGCTGGCGTTCCTGGGCTTCCAGCGCGACCGGGGCACCGAGGTGGAGTCGCTGGGGGCGCTGGTCTTCCATGTGTGGCGGCAGTTCGGCTGGGAGGGCCGGGTGGAGTTGCACTACGGCTCGCTGGAGTTCCTGGGCCCGGGGGTGGAGCTGGTGAGCACGCTGGCGCTGGGGCTGAGCCTGGTGGCGTTCGGCTGGCTGCTGCTGTGGCGGCTGCGGGCGCGGACCTTCGGGGTGAGCACGGCGGCGGACGCGGCGTTCACGGCGGTGCTGCTGTTCACCACGACGAGCCGGGTGATCAGCCCGCAGTACATGCTGTGGCTGGTCGGGCTGGCCGCCGTGTGCCTGGTGCTGCGGGAGAGCCGGATGGAGTGGCCGGCCGTGCTGGTGGTGGTGGCCACCGGCGTCACGCAGCTGGAGTTCCCGATCGGCTTCGTCCATGTGGTGTCGAGCGACGCGCACGGCCTGACGCTGATGTTCCTGCGCAACGGGCTGCTGGTCGCCGCCTGCGTGCTGGCCGGCACCCGGCTGTGGCAGGACACCGTACGGACCCCCGAGGCGGAAGCCGAAGCCCCGGCCGGGACTCCGGACGGAACAGCTGACGGGACGCCGGACGATGTACCGGGCGGGGTCGTGGACAAGGCGGCGGGTGCGCCCGTGCTCAGCCGAGCCGACTCCGCAGATACAGCCGCCAGCGCGCCGTGA
- a CDS encoding aminotransferase class V-fold PLP-dependent enzyme: MSVFTAAADQSICVPLPVLGEDVLVPLVTGGEVGYAALDYAASAPALKRVWDDVAAYAPYYGSVHRGAGYLSQLSTDLFEAGRATVAEFLGCRPDDQVVFTRSTTDSLNLLAGALPAGCEVFVFETEHHASLLPWRDARVTYLNAPRTPAQAVATLERALADRDPYGPALVCVTGASNVTGELWPVRDLAAAAHAHGARIVLDAAQLAPHHPVDIAGLDVDWVAFSGHKLYAPFGSGVLAGRADWLRDAEPYLAGGGASRTVARRADGGVDVEWHTTAARHEAGSPNVIGVHAIASACKALTEAGFDRLVAREQYLVERVLTGLAEVPEVKVLSLFGDEAPRVGVISFVVAGWNSSHFAAALSAEYGIGVRDGLFCAHPLVRTLLGGDPGEAGACGAPEAAPGEKSLNAIRVSFGAGTPDEHVERFLRAVRELVTSGARWKYRTEDGRCVPDRDAADRG, encoded by the coding sequence ATGTCCGTCTTCACCGCTGCCGCCGACCAGTCCATTTGTGTGCCTCTGCCGGTTCTGGGCGAGGATGTCCTCGTGCCGCTCGTCACCGGCGGCGAGGTCGGCTACGCCGCGCTGGACTACGCGGCGAGCGCCCCGGCGCTGAAGCGGGTGTGGGACGACGTGGCCGCCTACGCCCCGTACTACGGCAGCGTCCACCGGGGCGCCGGCTACCTCTCGCAGCTGTCCACCGACCTCTTCGAGGCCGGCCGGGCCACCGTGGCGGAGTTCCTGGGGTGCCGCCCCGACGACCAGGTGGTGTTCACCCGGTCCACCACCGACTCGCTGAACCTGCTGGCCGGGGCGCTGCCCGCCGGCTGCGAGGTCTTCGTCTTCGAGACCGAGCACCACGCCTCGCTGCTGCCCTGGCGCGACGCCCGGGTGACGTATCTGAACGCCCCGCGCACCCCCGCCCAGGCCGTCGCCACGCTGGAGCGGGCCCTCGCCGACCGCGATCCCTACGGCCCGGCTCTGGTCTGTGTGACCGGCGCCTCCAACGTCACCGGTGAGCTGTGGCCCGTCCGGGACCTGGCCGCCGCCGCGCACGCCCACGGCGCCCGCATCGTCCTGGACGCCGCCCAGCTCGCCCCGCACCACCCCGTGGACATCGCCGGGCTGGACGTGGACTGGGTCGCCTTCTCCGGGCACAAGCTGTACGCGCCGTTCGGCTCGGGCGTGCTGGCCGGCCGGGCCGACTGGCTCCGCGACGCCGAGCCCTACCTGGCCGGCGGGGGCGCCTCCCGTACCGTCGCCCGGCGCGCGGACGGCGGTGTGGACGTCGAGTGGCACACCACCGCGGCCCGCCACGAGGCCGGTTCGCCCAACGTCATCGGCGTCCACGCCATCGCCTCCGCCTGCAAGGCGCTCACCGAGGCCGGGTTCGACCGGCTGGTCGCCCGTGAGCAGTACCTCGTCGAACGGGTGCTGACCGGGCTCGCGGAGGTGCCCGAAGTGAAGGTGCTCTCGCTGTTCGGCGACGAGGCGCCGAGGGTCGGCGTGATCTCGTTCGTGGTGGCGGGCTGGAACAGTTCGCACTTCGCCGCCGCCCTCTCCGCCGAGTACGGCATCGGGGTGCGCGACGGCCTCTTCTGCGCCCATCCGCTGGTGCGCACCCTGCTCGGCGGCGATCCGGGCGAGGCCGGGGCGTGCGGTGCGCCGGAGGCGGCGCCGGGGGAGAAGTCGCTGAACGCGATCCGGGTCAGCTTCGGCGCCGGGACGCCGGACGAGCACGTCGAGCGGTTCCTGCGGGCGGTCCGGGAACTGGTGACCTCCGGGGCGCGGTGGAAGTACCGCACCGAGGACGGCCGTTGCGTGCCGGACCGGGACGCCGCCGACCGGGGCTGA
- a CDS encoding C40 family peptidase — MASHRRPKQPSRTRVTVLTATAAAAVALSSQAAHADPKPTKSEVKEKVDELYHQAGAATEQYNGAKEKQKKLEKQIGAIQDKVARGQEELNQLRSGLGSLAAAQYRSGGIDPSVQLFLSADPDSFLDQASALDQLTAKQTEALSKVQEKQRALAQQRKEAQDKLGDLASVRKTLGEKKKKQQAKLAEARRLLNTLTAAEQAKIRQDEARASRASNTRVELGNEAPASGLGAAALSAAATRIGKPYVPAATGPNSFDCSGLTMWAYAQAGANITRTTYTQINQGTRIGVSQLKPGDLVFFNGNEHVGLYAGNGQVLHAPYPGAYVRYESMSTIGSIYGAVRI; from the coding sequence GTGGCGTCCCACCGTCGTCCCAAGCAGCCGAGCCGCACTCGTGTGACCGTGCTCACCGCGACCGCAGCCGCGGCCGTCGCCCTGTCCTCCCAGGCCGCCCACGCCGACCCCAAGCCGACCAAGAGCGAGGTCAAGGAAAAGGTCGACGAGCTCTACCACCAGGCGGGAGCGGCCACCGAGCAGTACAACGGGGCCAAGGAGAAGCAGAAGAAGCTCGAGAAGCAGATCGGCGCGATCCAGGACAAGGTGGCCCGCGGTCAGGAGGAGCTCAACCAGCTCCGCTCCGGCCTCGGTTCCCTCGCCGCCGCGCAGTACCGCTCCGGAGGCATCGACCCCTCCGTGCAGCTCTTCCTCTCCGCCGACCCGGACAGCTTCCTCGACCAGGCGTCCGCGCTCGACCAGCTGACGGCCAAGCAGACCGAGGCCCTCAGCAAGGTCCAGGAGAAGCAGCGGGCCCTCGCGCAGCAGCGCAAGGAGGCCCAGGACAAGCTGGGCGACCTCGCCTCCGTCCGCAAGACGCTGGGCGAGAAGAAGAAGAAGCAGCAGGCCAAGCTCGCCGAGGCGCGCCGCCTCCTCAACACCCTCACCGCGGCCGAGCAGGCGAAGATCCGCCAGGACGAGGCCCGCGCCAGCCGCGCGTCCAACACCCGTGTCGAACTCGGCAACGAGGCCCCCGCGTCCGGACTCGGCGCCGCCGCCCTCAGCGCCGCCGCCACCCGCATCGGCAAGCCGTACGTCCCCGCCGCCACCGGCCCCAACTCCTTCGACTGCTCGGGCCTGACCATGTGGGCCTACGCCCAGGCCGGCGCCAACATCACCCGTACGACGTACACCCAGATCAACCAGGGCACCCGGATCGGGGTCAGCCAGCTCAAGCCCGGCGACCTGGTCTTCTTCAACGGCAACGAGCACGTGGGCCTCTACGCGGGCAACGGCCAGGTCCTGCACGCCCCGTACCCCGGCGCGTACGTCCGCTACGAATCGATGAGCACCATCGGCAGCATCTACGGCGCCGTGCGCATCTGA